The window AGGCGCCGAGCGGACCGAACAGGGTCGTGCCCGCCGCCCGGACCGCGCCGGAGGCACGGGCCGCGGAGCCCGGGGTCCCGGGGGCGGGGGAGGGCGGCGCGCGGTCGCGGGCTCCGGCCCCGGAGGAGGGGGCTTCCGGGGCGAACGTGTCGGGGGCACCGGACGCGTCGGGGACTTCGGGTGCGGCCGGGGAGGCCGGGGCGGAGGTTCCGGAGGCCCGGGGGTCCGAGCAGCGGGTTTCTGAGGGGCGCGTCCCGGAGGCGCAGGCGCCGCAGGCAGGGGTTCCCGACACGCGGGGGCCGGAGCCCCAGACCCCGGAGGCGCAGGCGGGGGACGGTACGGACCTCGCGCCCGGGATCATGGCGGGCGACCCCGGTCCGGCCGACCAGCGCTGAGGAGCGGGGCGGCCGGGAACCCGTGACTTGGGGTGGGGCCCGCCGTGCCTCGGAGCCCGCGGTTCTGGGTGGGACGCGCCGGAGCCCGGAGCCCATAACCCGGGGCGGGACGTGCCGGAACCAGGAGCCCGGAGTTCGGAGTGGGAGGCGCGGTGCCCGTGACCCGGAGCCTGGAACCCGCGGTTTGGGGCGGGGCGCGCCGGGACCAGGCGCCTGAGGCGGGAGGCCCGGAAGCCGGAGTTCGGGGCGGGACGCACTGCAACCCGTAACCCGTAACCCGCAACCCGGGGCGGGAGGCGCAGAAGCCGGGGGTGCGGACCCCGGCGCTTTGGCGGGGCGCGGCGAGGGCCCGGAGCCCGGCGCGTTGGGCCGGGCCGGGTCTGTCGAAGGCCGGGCAGCACGGGGCGGGCGGGGCGCGAGCGCCCCCTTTAACCAGGGTAGAAGCCCGGACCCAGCTCGAACCAGACCGTTCCGGAGCCTGTGGACAACCCGCCCGCGCCGCCCCTGACCCGCGCCTACAGCAGCGCGGCCGCGTGGCGGCCCGCCGCCGCGGCGCTCAGGAAGGCCGCGCGGTCCTCCTCCAGGCCACGGCCCATCGTCGACACCTTCACCGGAAGCGTCCGCACCGCCTCCTCCAGCCCGTCCACACCCACCTCCACCAGGGTGTGCCGCTCGCCCAGAGCCCCGGCCTGGACGCGCACGCGCTCGCCGAACACCCCCGGCAGCAGCGGCACCACCACCTCCGCCCGCGCCAGCGCCACCCGCCCGTAGGCGGTCAGGCTGTGGTGCGACACCCCCCGGTGCCGCTCGCGCGCGTCGGCCTCGCTCACCCGCAGCGACGCCACCGGACGCCCGCCCAGCACCGCCGCCGCGTTCACCGCCTCACCGCACGAGACTCCCGAGAACCCCCACGGCGTCCCGGTGCCCAGGTTGCCCGGACCCTGGCACACCACCGCCACGTCCGCACCCAGCACGTGCCGGGCAGCCAGCAGCCCCGAATGCACGGTCACCGCCTCCAGGTCACCGCCGAAGGACTGCCCCGTGGTCACGCACCCCGCCAGCAGACCCTCCTCGCGCAGCGCGCCCACCAGCCGCGAGAACGCCGCGGGCAGCGCGCCCCCGTCCAGCATCACGTGGACGATCCGCGCCCCCGGCCGGTGCGCGCGCACCCCCGCCACCACGGCGGGCAGCGCCGAGTGCAGGTCGGCCACCACCACCGGCATGCCCTCCACACCCTCGGCCGAGCGCAGCACCTCGTGGTGGGGCGAGCCCTGCTCGTCGGCGCCCAGCACGGTGGCCTGCAACGGCGTGTAACGGGCCTTGACCAGGTGGCCGGGCCCGCGGGGGTCAGGGGGCAGCCGGTCGGGCACGGCCACCACCAGCGCGTACCCGCCCGTCCCCAGCCCCAGGTCCAGGGCGCCGGTGTTGAGCAGCACGGTGTCGCCCGCCTCGGGCGCGCCCACCAGGTCGGTGTAGGCCAGCGCGCGGCACGTCACCTCTCCGCCCGCTCCCGCGGCCCCGCGGCCTCTGCGGTCCGCTTCGGCCACGGGCTCCAGCGCCACCGCGCACAGCACGACCCCCGGCCAGGAGGGGAGGATCTGACGGACTTCACCACGGCGCCACCGGATCATGCAAGGCACGGTACCGTCGTTGCTGAACCGGTGCCCGGGCGACGCGCCAGCGTCAGCCGCCGCCGGTCCATCCACCACGGGCGAGAAGGGTGCGGACGATGTCGCGCAGGAAGACGGAACGACAGCTGAACCTGGTCATCTGTCTGTTGTCCACGCGCCGCCACCTGACCGCTCAGGAGATCAGGAAGACGGTGCACGGCTACGCCGAGGCCGAGACCGAGTCCGCCTTCAAGCGCATGTTCGAGCGCGACAAGCGCGAACTGCGCGACAGCGGCATCCCCATCCAGGTGGGCACCGGCGACGCCATCAGCGGCGAGGAGGGCTACCGCATCTCCCGCTCCGACTACGAGCTGCCCGAGATCGAACTCCTGCCCGACGAGGCCCTCGTCCTGGGCCTGGCCGCCCGCGCCTGGCGGCACGCCTCCCTCGGCGAGGCCGCCGCCAACGCCCTGTTCAAGCTGCGCTCCGCCGGGGTCCCCGTCGACAGCGAGGCCGCCCCCGGACTCACGCCCGCCATGCGCACCGACGAGCCCTCCTTCGGCCCGGTCTGGCAGGCCGTGCGCGACCGGCGCCCCGTCTCCTTCGCCTACCGCAAGCCCGGCCAGACCGAGGCCGAGACCCGCGAGGTCGAACCCTGGGGCATCGTCAACCTGCGCGGACACTGGTACGTGGTCGGTCACGACCGCCTGCGCGACGCCCGCCGCGTCTTCCGTCTGGGCCGCATCCGCGGTGAGGTGACCATCCTGCGCGGCGGCCCCGACGTCGTCGTCCCCGAGGGTGTGGACCTGCGCTCGGTGGTCGCGGGCCACAGCGCCGAGTCCGAGCGCACCGCCGTCCTGCGGGTGCGCACCGACTCCGCGCACGCCCTGCGCCGCAGCGCCCTGCGCGTGGTGCCCGGCGAGCGCGACAGCTCCGGCGTCGGCTGGGACACGCTCACCCTGCCCTACACCGACACCCCCGACCTGGTGCGGCGCGTGGCCTACTTCGGCTCCAACGCGGTCGTCGTCGAACCCGTGGGCGCCCGTGAGGCCATGGCCGCCCACCTGACGGCCACCGCCGAGACGGCCCCCGCCGCCGAGGCCGCGGACGGTCCCGGCACGGTGGAGGAGACCGAGGCCCCCGTCCGCGGTCCCCGCTCCGCCGACCAGCTGCGCCGCCTGCTGATGCTCGTCCCCTACGCCCTGGGTCGCGACGTGCGCGTGCCCGAGGTGGCCCGCCACTTCGGGCTCAGCGAGAAGCAGGTGGTCGCCGACCTCAGCCTGCTGTGGATGTGCGGCCTGCCCGGCTACACCCCCGGCGACCTCATCGACGTCGACCTCGACGCGGCCAGGGAGACCGGCGAGATCATCATCGCCAACGCCGACACCCTCGCCCAGCCGCTGCGCCTGACCGCCGACGAGGCGGCCAGCCTGGTCGTGGGCCTGTCCCT is drawn from Nocardiopsis dassonvillei subsp. dassonvillei DSM 43111 and contains these coding sequences:
- a CDS encoding DUF3866 family protein produces the protein MIRWRRGEVRQILPSWPGVVLCAVALEPVAEADRRGRGAAGAGGEVTCRALAYTDLVGAPEAGDTVLLNTGALDLGLGTGGYALVVAVPDRLPPDPRGPGHLVKARYTPLQATVLGADEQGSPHHEVLRSAEGVEGMPVVVADLHSALPAVVAGVRAHRPGARIVHVMLDGGALPAAFSRLVGALREEGLLAGCVTTGQSFGGDLEAVTVHSGLLAARHVLGADVAVVCQGPGNLGTGTPWGFSGVSCGEAVNAAAVLGGRPVASLRVSEADARERHRGVSHHSLTAYGRVALARAEVVVPLLPGVFGERVRVQAGALGERHTLVEVGVDGLEEAVRTLPVKVSTMGRGLEEDRAAFLSAAAAGRHAAALL
- a CDS encoding helix-turn-helix transcriptional regulator, whose protein sequence is MSRRKTERQLNLVICLLSTRRHLTAQEIRKTVHGYAEAETESAFKRMFERDKRELRDSGIPIQVGTGDAISGEEGYRISRSDYELPEIELLPDEALVLGLAARAWRHASLGEAAANALFKLRSAGVPVDSEAAPGLTPAMRTDEPSFGPVWQAVRDRRPVSFAYRKPGQTEAETREVEPWGIVNLRGHWYVVGHDRLRDARRVFRLGRIRGEVTILRGGPDVVVPEGVDLRSVVAGHSAESERTAVLRVRTDSAHALRRSALRVVPGERDSSGVGWDTLTLPYTDTPDLVRRVAYFGSNAVVVEPVGAREAMAAHLTATAETAPAAEAADGPGTVEETEAPVRGPRSADQLRRLLMLVPYALGRDVRVPEVARHFGLSEKQVVADLSLLWMCGLPGYTPGDLIDVDLDAARETGEIIIANADTLAQPLRLTADEAASLVVGLSLLEALPETEGLETGALKRVGEKLRAAAGAAVGSLADSVQVRVEGDEQVAQTQRRCADALEAGQRLHLRYLSGYLDQVTERDVDPMGLVVQDGYPFLEGYCHLRRDVRLFRLDRVLELTVLPFAAEVPAGVGRRDLSGGVLQRSERDALVVLDLEPAARWVTEDYVCESVTELPGGGVRATLRTPAPAWVVRLALRLGQQGRVVSPVALAEEARAEARRALEHYRTSQTSAKLVETTSSSE